In a single window of the Etheostoma spectabile isolate EspeVRDwgs_2016 chromosome 3, UIUC_Espe_1.0, whole genome shotgun sequence genome:
- the linc.pou2af1 gene encoding colorectal cancer associated 2: MSDKRVYQGVRVKTTVKELLQRLRAREANGKQVKTKSQISQACLDLQDLCASTFPSRYVDPPPAIPSADASSCGARAFQLRAASFPVPDSSCNTQMQEITFNDIQQQFGDMMLHGNGYSGSNNNNNNYNVSMPPPPTFPLPWCHGLSSDADYYGHGMAPCSSPESLKIYNPMDHNSYSPQDSFSSSSSSCYASPTRMESSFHGLTSEHFHYQHCSLQDCYCLPHCWPGQQESVSAPEYPPYYNPTDYPYTCPVEENYFKRDLQMSSEMCYNTL, encoded by the exons ATGTCTG ATAAGAGGGTGTACCAGGGCGTACGAGTGAAGACCACGGTCAAAGAGCTTCTGCAGAGACTCAGAGCCCGGGAGGCAAACGGCAAACAAGTTAAAACG AAATCACAGATATCACAGGCATGCTTGGATCTTCAGGATCTTTGCGCGTCCACTTTTCCAA GTCGCTATGTGGACCCTCCCCCTGCCATCCCCTCAGCGGACGCGAGCAGCTGTGGAGCTCGAGCCTTCCAGCTGCGCGCCGCCTCGTTCCCCGTCCCTGACAGCTCGTGCAACACCCAGATGCAAGAGATCACCTTTAACGACATCCAGCAACAGTTCGGGGACATGATGTTGCACGGGAACGGCTACAGTggcagtaacaacaacaacaacaactacaacgTCTCAATGCCTCCCCCTCCCACCTTCCCGCTGCCCTGGTGCCATGGACTCTCTTCTGATGCCGACTACTATGGCCATGGGATG GCTCCCTGCTCCTCACCGGAGTCACTTAAGATCTACAACCCCATGGATCACAACAGCTACTCGCCACAGgactctttctcctcctcttcctcctcctgctaCGCCTCACCCACCAGGATGGAGTCCAGCTTCCATGGCCTCACCTCAGAGCATTTCCACTATCAGCACTGCAGCCTCCAGGACTGTTACTGCCTGCCCCACTGTTGGCCAGGCCAGCAGGAGAGCGTCTCTGCCCCTGAATATCCTCCTTACTACAACCCCACAGACTATCCATACACCTGTCCCGTGGAAGAGAACTATTTCAAGAGGGATTTGCAGATGAGCTCCGAAATGTGTTATAATACGCTATGA